One window from the genome of Osmerus eperlanus chromosome 1, fOsmEpe2.1, whole genome shotgun sequence encodes:
- the LOC134015548 gene encoding uncharacterized protein LOC134015548 isoform X2 translates to MPKPTIQNARNQEGAGTTLGEEVEQVNSFLSRCALTTKYMAKSVRTDMLTVHAMGWNERKENGLHIALSSRFKKTVEKTVDVAESLKTMQEQLHCCDDMLKQWVVDVKQWASSRSAAPGPVCAQSLQITIEALFVSICQKKHYLYRQNDRNKRRQKITQKIAQEKKRLLEDIQRYNQPCDLVDTDLVVQKLSNKAAESMIWPWQEQNTDGVDILTKKKLFDHVILASRLKEEKQILVKEMLQHCQYLKDSVAKACQMD, encoded by the exons ATGCCAAAGCCCACAATACAAAATGCGAG GAACCAGGAGGGTGCCGGCACCACTCTCGGTGAAGAAGTTGAGCAAGTGAATAGTTTTCTCTCCAGATGTGCCCTTACCACCAAGTATATGGCCAAGTCAG tAAGAACTGACATGCTGACTGTCCATGCTATGGGGTGGAATGAACGGAAAGAGAATGGCCTCCATATAGCCTTGTCTTCCAGATTCAAGAAG ACAGTAGAGAAGACTGTGGATGTAGCTGAGAGCCTGAAGACAATGCAGGAGCAGTTGCATTGCTGTGATGACATGCTGAAACAATGGGTTGTTGATGTCAAGCAGTGGGCCAGTAGCA GAAGTGCAGCACCTGGTCCTGTTTGTGCTCAAAGTTTGCAGATCACAATCGAAGCACTCTTTGTGAGCATTTGTCAGAAAAAGCACTACCTTTACAGACAGAATG ATCGCAACAAAAGGCGACAGAAAATAACTCAAAAGATAGCCCAGGAAAAGAAACGGTTGCTGGAAGACATCCAGAGATACAACCAACCTTGTGACCTTGTGGACACAGACTTAGTTGTGCAGAAACTCTCTAACAAAGCTGCAGAGAGCATGATCTGGCCTTGGCAGGAACAGAACACAG ACGGTGTGGACATCCTCACAAAGAAGAAGCTCTTTGACCACGTAATTCTTGCCTCACGACTAAAAGAGGAAAAGCAGATCCTTGTGAAGGAGATGCTGCAGCACTGCCAGTACCTCAAGGACTCAGTGGCAAAG GCTTGCCAAATGGATTAa
- the LOC134015548 gene encoding uncharacterized protein LOC134015548 isoform X1, which yields MPKPTIQNARNQEGAGTTLGEEVEQVNSFLSRCALTTKYMAKSVRTDMLTVHAMGWNERKENGLHIALSSRFKKTVEKTVDVAESLKTMQEQLHCCDDMLKQWVVDVKQWASSRSAAPGPVCAQSLQITIEALFVSICQKKHYLYRQNDRNKRRQKITQKIAQEKKRLLEDIQRYNQPCDLVDTDLVVQKLSNKAAESMIWPWQEQNTDGVDILTKKKLFDHVILASRLKEEKQILVKEMLQHCQYLKDSVAKVQTLMGTVLVSTQTGIKCKSNDLATCTFKFIGQTI from the exons ATGCCAAAGCCCACAATACAAAATGCGAG GAACCAGGAGGGTGCCGGCACCACTCTCGGTGAAGAAGTTGAGCAAGTGAATAGTTTTCTCTCCAGATGTGCCCTTACCACCAAGTATATGGCCAAGTCAG tAAGAACTGACATGCTGACTGTCCATGCTATGGGGTGGAATGAACGGAAAGAGAATGGCCTCCATATAGCCTTGTCTTCCAGATTCAAGAAG ACAGTAGAGAAGACTGTGGATGTAGCTGAGAGCCTGAAGACAATGCAGGAGCAGTTGCATTGCTGTGATGACATGCTGAAACAATGGGTTGTTGATGTCAAGCAGTGGGCCAGTAGCA GAAGTGCAGCACCTGGTCCTGTTTGTGCTCAAAGTTTGCAGATCACAATCGAAGCACTCTTTGTGAGCATTTGTCAGAAAAAGCACTACCTTTACAGACAGAATG ATCGCAACAAAAGGCGACAGAAAATAACTCAAAAGATAGCCCAGGAAAAGAAACGGTTGCTGGAAGACATCCAGAGATACAACCAACCTTGTGACCTTGTGGACACAGACTTAGTTGTGCAGAAACTCTCTAACAAAGCTGCAGAGAGCATGATCTGGCCTTGGCAGGAACAGAACACAG ACGGTGTGGACATCCTCACAAAGAAGAAGCTCTTTGACCACGTAATTCTTGCCTCACGACTAAAAGAGGAAAAGCAGATCCTTGTGAAGGAGATGCTGCAGCACTGCCAGTACCTCAAGGACTCAGTGGCAAAGGTCCAGACACTGATGGGCACTGTTTTAGtgagcacacagacaggaattAAGTGTAAATCAAATGATCTGGCTACATGCACTTTCAAATTTATAGGTCAAACTATTTAA
- the LOC134017158 gene encoding uncharacterized protein LOC134017158 yields the protein MSRVVWLNSLKRASLRSPRHDICGHEMLICGHEMLLGTLSSDVRGPLNIPWGCRSSGTEALCMLLKRLTYPCRYSDMMQRFGQRPVPVLCMATNCVLDLIYNVHHRRITEWNNTILNPVALQTYADCIQQMGTPLDNCFGFIDGTVRPIARPGMNQRVMYNGHKRVHSLKFQAVAIPNGLIAHLHGPVEGRKHDSGLLADSGLLPVMEQHAVSPAGHPMCLYGDPAYPLRVHLQAPFRNVNLTPQMMAFNKCMSEVRVSVEWMFGDIANYFKFMDFKKNLKIGLSSVGKLYIVSALLRNALTCLYGNQTSTFFKLDPPHILDYFS from the exons ATGAGCCGGGTTGTTTGGCTCAACTCACTGAAAAGAGCAAGTTTACGGAGCCCCAGACATGACATTTGTGGCCACGAAATGTTAATTTGTGGCCACGAAATGTTATTAGGGACTTTAAGCAGTGACGTTAGAGGTCCGCTAAACATTCCATGGGGTTGCCGTAGTAGTGGCACAGAGGCGCTCTGCATGCTACTAAAGAGGCTCACATACCCATGCCGTTATAGCGACATGATGCAGCGATTTGGGCAGCGACCAGTACCAGTCTTGTGCATGGCAACAAATTGCGTGCTAGATTTAATTTACAATGTTCACCATCGCAGAATTACCGAGTGGAACAACACAATTTTAAACCCAGTTGCTTTGCAAACATATGCTGACTGCATACAACAAATGGGCACACCACTGGACAACTGCTTTGGCTTCATAGACGGCACAGTACGACCTATCGCCAGACCAGGAATGAACCAGCGGGTGATGTACAATGGCCACAAAAGAGTGCATAGCTTGAAGTTCCAGGCAGTTGCCATCCCAAATGGCTTAATTGCCCACCTACATGGTCCAGTAG AGGGAAGGAAACATGATTCAGGGCTTTTAGCAGACTCTGGTTTACTACCTGTAATGGAACAGCATGCAGTGTCCCCAGCCGGCCATCCAATGTGCCTATATGGAGATCCTGCATATCCACTGCGTGTCCACCTCCAGGCCCCATTCAGAAATGTCAATCTCACTCCCCAGATGATGGCATTCAACAAATGCATGAGTGAAGTGAGAGTGTCTGTAGAGTGGATGTTTGGAGACATCGCCAATTATTTTAAGTTCATGGACTTTAAGAAAAATTTAAAAATTGGGTTGAGTAGCGTAGGCAAACTGTACATTGTATCTGCTTTATTAAGAAATGCACTCACTTGCCTGTATGGTAATCAGACatccacattttttaaattggaTCCTCCACACATTCTGGACTATTTTTCATGA